In a single window of the Drosophila albomicans strain 15112-1751.03 chromosome 3, ASM965048v2, whole genome shotgun sequence genome:
- the LOC117569863 gene encoding uncharacterized protein LOC117569863: MPRRYTTKLHLQKLNETVIARKRQQQNAQNENAESSEDASSDGEENRSLEESRKTDPTRRIMEMSRHDTHPALNEGLGNNQVLNMFPNAAFTVPLPLYVSDRTTPIVDPCLQRPYVHDDWMRQLSVYKTKYLSQTQKQKQRERKHQANIYNTYLFEVAEHIATQENTHFRDSYDYYYTGGNLNIMSYAAAGDESKTLALHVTGEKLQQLHVSQLGEEAELLQSLHSETMPVTSSELFELMPVKSFRVNHGNMFLARQLNDIAIYELRKLPDVDDDSDDDEDSPSYEFNCQCKYNTEDGPFIGVAQGINRPNVLAIACQDRTIRFMDMESQQDISRHTVSIFKGASTWAQLRAWRENCFLYACQSAVINVDMRCADKEINPLFASSVYSKRCETFSCLAGSVNPHLLYVASNHKLHAIDMRCLGKKIADRAVVTWTHQMCYPPTFMDTIAQDGSEYVAMSNAVPGDQRICELNNALAQNVTEMSSQTFAYAPPQLEEALIDAQLNGCSVSIYADLGQRLRSATTGVKFHRLEKASDGAFAQLLTANSVGDVFCQRVTQRDELEMQQEQRTGSHTNEAILYYADLVKEHVSRKLRCTDVQSMVALRDIMKSERDVEEDKPMPFEDIEIDYGFEEVSTEAESGDDDSNNDEEQQTKAKKPTAPPQPAPPPPPPEEPKVPKKKAVNRGPWQKSAHYLSQFEDVISTRLLSIWDIDEFDLTRDVNIDMIDEKLKRHKDETQEVEDPTASWLQTAPKPEELSEFFDEEKTVLVPGTSLRTHYDAVYADYVEVSNETTDIEALLATTKPEENASFNETVNFNKRPHSTLRPGEFTIIESQPNPRPKRQKTKYTMGF, translated from the coding sequence ATGCCTCGTAGATACACCACAAAGTTACATCTCCAGAAGCTGAATGAAACTGTTATCGCACgtaagcgacaacaacagaatGCACAAAACGAGAACGCCGAGAGCTCGGAGGACGCTTCATCCGATGGCGAAGAAAATAGATCACTGGAGGAGTCACGCAAAACAGATCCAACGCGTCGCATAATGGAAATGTCACGACACGACACACATCCAGCGCTCAATGAAGGATTGGGCAATAACCAAGTGTTAAACATGTTTCCGAATGCAGCGTTTACGGTGCCATTGCCACTTTATGTGTCCGATCGCACCACGCCCATTGTGGATCCGTGTTTGCAACGTCCCTACGTCCACGACGATTGGATGCGTCAATTGAGTGTGTACAAAACAAAGTATCTAAGTCAAAcccagaagcaaaagcaacgtgAACGCAAACATCAGGCTAATATCTACAATACGTATTTGTTTGAGGTGGCCGAACACATTGCCACACAGGAGAATACGCATTTCCGTGATAGCTACGATTACTATTATACTGGTGGCAATCTCAATATTATGTCCTATGCCGCTGCAGGAGATGAGTCAAAGACGCTGGCACTACATGTGACGGGCGAgaagctgcagcagttgcatgTCTCACAGCTGGGCGAGGAGGCGGAACTGTTGCAGTCGCTGCACAGCGAGACGATGCCGGTGACGTCCAGCGAGCTGTTTGAGCTGATGCCAGTGAAGAGTTTTCGTGTGAATCACGGCAACATGTTTCTGGCGCGTCAACTCAACGACATTGCGATCTACGAGCTGCGCAAGTTGCCGGACGTTGACGATGACTCTGATGATGACGAAGATTCGCCCAGTTACGAGTTCAATTGTCAGTGCAAATACAACACCGAAGATGGCCCGTTTATTGGCGTGGCGCAGGGCATCAATAGACCAAATGTGTTGGCCATCGCCTGCCAGGATCGCACCATACGATTCATGGACATGGAGTCGCAACAGGACATCTCAAGGCATACGGTGTCCATTTTTAAGGGGGCCAGCACATGGGCCCAGCTGCGTGCCTGGAGGGAGAATTGTTTCTTGTATGCTTGCCAATCGGCAGTCATCAATGTGGATATGCGATGTGCCGACAAGGAGATCAATCCGCTGTTTGCCAGCAGCGTCTATTCGAAGCGTTGCGAGACCTTCTCGTGTTTGGCGGGTAGCGTAAATCCCCATCTGTTGTATGTGGCCAGCAATCATAAGTTGCACGCCATCGATATGCGTTGTTTGGGCAAAAAGATTGCGGATCGTGCGGTGGTCACGTGGACACATCAAATGTGCTATCCGCCCACGTTTATGGACACAATTGCCCAGGATGGCAGCGAATATGTGGCCATGTCGAATGCGGTGCCAGGAGATCAACGTATCTGCGAACTGAACAACGCGCTCGCTCAGAACGTAACCGAGATGAGTTCACAAACATTTGCCTATGCGCCGCCCCAGCTGGAGGAGGCACTAATCGATGCCCAGCTCAATGGCTGTAGCGTTAGCATCTATGCGGACTTGGGCCAACGCCTACGAAGCGCAACGACGGGCGTGAAGTTCCATCGCTTGGAGAAGGCCAGCGATGGTGCGTTTGCCCAGCTGCTTACGGCCAACAGTGTGGGCGATGTCTTCTGTCAGCGGGTGACGCAACGAGACGAGTTGGAAATGCAGCAGGAACAGCGTACGGGTTCGCACACGAATGAAGCAATCTTATACTATGCGGACTTGGTGAAGGAGCATGTGAGTCGAAAGCTGCGCTGCACTGATGTGCAGTCCATGGTCGCGTTGCGTGACATCATGAAGTCGGAACGTGATGTGGAGGAGGATAAACCCATGCCCTTTGAGGACATAGAAATTGATTATGGCTTTGAGGAAGTGTCAACTGAGGCCGAGTCGGGCGATGATGATTCCAACAATGATGAGGAACAGCAGACCAAGGCCAAGAAGCCAACGGCGCCCCCGCAACCCGCACCGCCACCTCCACCGCCAGAGGAACCTAAGGTGCCCAAAAAGAAGGCCGTTAATCGCGGACCTTGGCAAAAGTCGGCGCATTATCTCAGTCAATTTGAGGATGTGATAAGTACTCGACTGCTGAGTATATGGGATATTGATGAATTCGATCTAACACGCGATGTCAACATCGATATGATTGACGAGAAGCTGAAGCGCCACAAAGATGAGACACAAGAGGTAGAAGATCCCACTGCAAGTTGGCTGCAGACGGCACCTAAGCCCGAGGAGTTGTCCGAGTTTTTCGATGAGGAAAAGACAGTTTTGGTGCCGGGCACAAGTTTGCGCACACATTACGATGCTGTCTATGCGGATTATGTGGAAGTGTCCAATGAAACAACGGACATTGAAGCATTGCTGGCGACCACAAAGCCCGAAGAAAACGCTTCGTTCAATGAGACTGTCAATTTTAACAAGCGACCGCATTCTACATTACGTCCGGGAGAATTTACGATAATcgaatcgcaaccaaatccTAGGCCAAAGCGgcaaaaaactaaatacacTATGGGCTtttag